In Ornithodoros turicata isolate Travis chromosome 1, ASM3712646v1, whole genome shotgun sequence, the DNA window GCACCTGTCTATGCCAGGCAGAAGATATGCACATGAGCACTTGCACGACAGCCATTGTAACTATTGTGAGGATTAAAGTGGCCTCATCTTAATTCTTGCACTGAGCGAAATACTAAAGCATTACAAAAGCAGAGATGACATGCCAAATTGAAACTCTTGCAAACTTGCAAAGGCAAGaatacagtgtgtaaatagGAGATAATTTCAGTGCTTCTGAACGTTGTCATAATCGTTGTGAACTGCATATTTTTCTTAATAGTTTTTCATATTAGTACTCGATTTGGAGAAGCAGCTTTTGAGCAGAGCCTTTCAGTAATGAATTCCCCATACACCATCTACTCCACAATAACCATACTGCTCCTGTTTTTTGGTGTATATTTTTAATGTATGGCATACTAAGATATTTCATGGTCACTACGTACGGTCATTTCTTTTCCGCGCGGCCCTTCACGTTGTGGTTCCTAGTCAACGATTTGAATCGGAGGCCCGTGCATTATGATAACCCCAGTTTAGTGAAAGGTCTGAACACTATCACGTGCATAACACATTGCACCACAATGATGTCATGTCTATTCACGCTCACGGCCACACAAATGAGATACCACCTGAGATGGCTGTACAATGATGTATTTGCTTTAGTGTGTTGAACCAGCCATTCACAATTCACACACACTATTCCTGTTCGGTATTCTAAGTGCATCCATGATATCAGGCGTTCACTGTAGAATTGGTGGCAGGGAAAATGCTTGTTCCAACTGTGAGGTCATATTGCGATTTGAGTTCTGTGTTTGCCGTCCTTGGTTGTGGCCACATGAAGATAGCGTCCTTTGTTCCTTCCCAGGTCTCGCTTTCTTAGGAACATGGATCGGCAGATGCACAACGAAATGTATCCGAAGTTGAAATATCCTGAAATATACGTCCTGGAAGGGGGGTACAAGGCATTTTTTGAAGGCTTCAAGGTAGGTTGGACCTCAGAATTACTCAACTAGGAAACACAACTGCTTGCAGAAGGGTAAAATTTCATATGCCCCTATTTTGTTCCAGAGCTTCTGCGTTCCAGAAATGTATGTGCCAATGAGGCACAAAGACCATGAAActgaactgaaagagttcagagCTCGCTCCAAGTCTGGTGGCTCGCTTAAAGGGAGGGGCCTCTGTGCTCGTTCCTCAAAAAAATTTTAAGGCTCCTCATACAACCTCGAGTCAACATGTAAAGCAGTATTCTTCTCACTCACCGTGACGTAGAAAAAGTGCCAATGAggacacaaaataaaaaaattctggCACGACCATTACCTTGTAAATATCCATTACAAGTTATCTACACTGCCATCACTTGCCACTGTCCACTAACTGTCCACTGCTCTTTTTTGGTGCTCGGACATTGGCAATTTTTAAGTTGCAATTTTACTGTTTTTATGTTTgtgaatgcttttttttttttggcatgaGGCTACActgcaatatatattttttgtttgtttgtttgctcaAGGAGAAGCATTGCTAAGTATTTGGTATAGGGGACGTGTATGAAAAATGTAAGTGACTGGTTTTGTCCAACAGAACGAGGTGTGGTGATTGGTTTcagcttatttatttctcgaatgaGGCAATGCATGTCTCATTTACTATTGCTGCAAGTGAACCAGAAATTTTTGACATTCACAAATGCACTGTGACGAAGTGCTACAGAAAACTTATGGTGCAAATTTCCCCAAAAAACATCCAGTTTGAGGTTATTGTGCTGTGACCTTCTGTCtgcatgtttgtttgtttgtttgtttttatgcACTATTTCCTTGTACGATGCTTGGAGTGAGATGAGTATCGTAAAGAAAAAATTTTATTCTTCAATAAAATTTTGACATGGTCATATTTAGAATTTTATACCATCTAGAGAAGGTGTTCATGCAGGTAACAGATGGTGCTTCACCACTACATCTAAAACTGGTCATTGTATCCGAACAGAGTAGCCATTTCTGTACTGAGAAAACGACTGAGTACCATATCTCTGTTGTCCATTGTATTTTTGCATATCACATGGTCACACTGCAACTGTGCATATTGATCATCAACACAGTTTGCTCTCTTGGTCTGTCCATAAAAAGTGTCGCAAATGCGTGTCTGGTCTCTCTATTACACATATAAGCTGTGGATAGTAGGCAACTATAAAGAAAGCCTTGGAACAAAAATCTCAGTAGGCTTTATGTAGTTGCATAAGTGAAGTGGTCAGTTGAGTAACAAACTGAATGCAGGTGTGTGCTCTTAACATAAAATGTGCCAAATAGATGGTTTAAATTGCTTGCAACATTTGTAGCATACCGAAGTGATATGGAATGTAGAGGTGGAATGTGTGCGCTTTACATTGAAGCACGAAGGACAAAAGGCAGTGTGCTGTCCTAACTCCAGCGCCCTGTGCAACTAATGGTGTCTGACTAGTTTCTTCCGAGTGCTCCGAGCTCTGCAATGCCGTGGCAGCCGTTCCGAAATCTGGCTGGGCTCCAGTCACATGACTGCGCCAGCTTCCACTGAGTAGTGCTTGTTCGAATATGCCTGCCATGTTCTGAACTTCGTCGTCTAGTCTCCTCTACTCAAGCCTGTCGCGTTCAGCTTCTGCACGATTCCTCCGGCTCAGAGCCAGAGTGATATGCTCCAGCTCGGGGTATCGGGACAACCAGTTGGACACCATTAGGATGGAGACAACACTGTTGTCATCACTGCACGTACATCTAGCAAGAAAACTATACAACAAGAAAACGTCCACACAAATCCAAGGTGAATCGacgtgcacacacacaaaatgagTAACTCACATCaaggagaacaaaaaaaaaaagtacaaactgtaacgacacacacacatggTAGATAACAATGAAGGTTAATAACCTTTACATTTTCTCATATGGCACCCACCAGCAGGTCTATAAATATAAGAGATTGGCCTTTGGTGTGTAACTCGAGTGGGATCAGTAACACGTTCGCGTGAATTACAATGTTACCCTCGTTCATTGACAGCTGAATGCATAGGGTTTGTACAAAGAGTAGAGTGGCATCTTGGAGAAGTTCAACCAAGCTCAATGCTATCATTTGACAAGGACTTTTTGAACTGCTGAGGGCTCGCCATCTTGGTTCCAACCAAGAGGGAGCTTCATTGTCATTGCCACCAGCAATAAGTAACTTTCAGTTCCTCTTTTCATTCACATACATATTCATAAGGTGGGGGCCACAGTATCCATGCCCACTAGCTTTGCAAGAGACATCTATCTGTTTTCATCTCTTTTATTGCTGCAGAATATCACGGGGGGAAccagccaggggcggatccagaccctcggtttgggggaggggagagagtgAAATCcactggatccgccactggaaCCGGATTTGGCTGACACTGCGTCACACCGCTTCTCTAAGAGTGGTTTCTGCATTACTCCAGTACAAACAACCTCTAATGTTTGTACTAACCCTATGGCAGGTTAGGAGATGTTATCTCACGGGTCAACTGGCTGTAACCATGATTGCATTTTTTAGTAGAGCATTATGACCCCCTCTGGGTTCTTGGGCGCAATGCGTTTCGGCTTTTTCCACTCCCAGGGCTGGAGGCTCGTAATGGCAAGGATGCAGATATTGACGCAGAACAGGCCCAAAGCGACGACGAGGAAGTAGAAGCTGTAACCCAAGGAAGCCCTTCCGTCCGAGGTCCACCTGTCCTGTTGCTCCTCCACTGTCATGACGTTTCTCTGTAACTTGAGGTAGAACTGCACCACCCAGGCTATGATGGCAGTCAGACAGAAAAGGGCTACAAAAAAAATGAGAGGTGATGGAATAAGCACATTATTCTGCTTTCTGCAGACCTTTGTACTGCCCTATGGCCTTTTATGCAAGGATATTTCACAAACTGAAATGAAATCCAAAGTGCCACATGCAAAAACTTTGCTCCTTGTGCCTCTGCTCATTTAAAAACAGTAAACAAACAGTTCCACCGTGCGCTTGTCCTGTCTACCTCTCTGTTGTGTGATCATCTCAAGTTCAGTACGATTCCCACGTACACAGATACGCACCAACAACTTTTGTTATGCAAAAACAACTGAAACCGAACAATGAGGCAAACACTCATGACCAGGAAATGATCCTGGCAGATCACAAGTCCACACTGAACCGGTGTTGCCCATATTGTGTGTACCTGCAACCATTTTTGGTTGGATAATGCTACGGTAGTCAAACTGCTAGTTCAGTTGCAAAACCTATCCATGTAGCCTCCACCGTCTATCTTTTACTAGTACCCCTAAGGTGCTGAAAATAGGATTATCTGTATCCATCAACGATGACCAACTTTGTAGCTGGTCCGAGTCGGCCGACACCACTAACCAACAtgaggagcattgccacgtgacgtTATTTGTGACTTGTTTTATACAGCTCTTTTCACTGCCATTTCATTCATTTCACTATATTTTGATGTCAAACTTGTTtttacccatgcaaacacagtTTGGGAAGACAAGTAGAAACATCACACTGGAAATGAGAGAAGCTTAAACATATGCATACCATACATACAAATTGGAGCAAAGAAATCGAATACATTATACGGCACAAATTAGATGGGTCAAAATCAGAAAAAATAAACACAAAAGCGGTGCCACTTATCACCATCATGATTTGCGCACTCTCACCAGCCTTAACTAATTCCTTTTCTCATTTAATTCCCTTTCtaaatcacttttttttttacaatacaCTAACTGCAATTTTTGAAAAATGTTGCGTTTCAGAACTCAGTGTTTTGAACCTCAATTGCAAGAATGCAGGCCACATATCTTGTATCCTTTGCAACTGAGGTTCAAAACTAGAGCTTACCTGCAGCACTCAGCATTTCCGCAACAGTTAACGTAGACAGGACAAAACTTGGTCTGGGAACTGATGTTTTAGTTATGGCAAACTGGAAGAAGTACAACCTGGCTCTACCACTGTCATAATTCTGCCTGAGCAGAATAGAAGCTAACTGTCCTTGTGATGTATCATCAGCCTGCATGTACTAGGGCACTACACCATATTTCCACAGACAAGTGTATCAACAAAGACGATAATGTAAGACAGAGCCAGAAACAATTCATTCTGCAGAATCTTGTCACTGACTAGGTCTGTGAAAACACAATGGCCATGTGTACCTTTGAAAGAGTGCCTTTGGCTGGCAAAACGAAATAATTTGACTAAAGCAGATTTGGATAGGAAACACTTCATAAAGTAACAAGCGTTCGAAATACGTTTTGGAGTACCCTGTGTATTACATTAACTTTACTGAAATTACTGCATGTTCAAGCGAACAAGACAAACAGCATGTCTGCATTGTATTGCTTCTCTTGCCATACCAGACGCGCCCACAAGTATGGAACGTCAACCAACTAAAACAATTGGCACAATTAATGTCCGCAAGATGCAGCTCACGAGAAACTAATTCCATCATAGTACAGATGACAAATAAATTACCTCCAACTCCATTCCACAGGTAAAGACCCACTCGGCCCGTAACAGTCTCAACTGGCGTCATTACTGAGTTAATGACCGCAAATATGCAGCTCACGAGACCAAATATTATGGCCAAAGAGATACCTAGTACTGTGACCAACCACAGCGCAAATATCATCAGTGTGGGGTTCTTGGTCATCTCTTCTTTCACTGTAATAAAGAGGATACCCAAACTTAAAACTTGCCAAACATGGAGTAAAATGCTCAACTCATGCTGTTAGTGTAGTATGCGTAGTAAATGTGTAATGAAGCTAAAGCGTCTTTGACCCACCGTGTGCAGAAAAGCCGTCCAGAAGTCAGACGTTAGCGTTTCATAGACACATCCATCTCGTTGGAGAATATGGCAAGTATCATGCAGTGAACAGTCTGATGGTACTGTGCAGAGAAAGTCAGTAGCCAAGGGtgaggaggaaaagaaatatCATTTTGTTAAGACAGACTCGCGTGAGAAGGTCAAGAGTGGGAAGTGTATAGAAGGTAGCAGTTTAACCAATGCCATTTCTGAGCTGAAGCAAGAAATTACGTGCACAAAGTTAATTGCAGTGGTAATATTAAGCAGAGTGACCATAGCATAAACATGACTGTCGACAAATCCAGAAAACTGCAAGTATAACGCTGTTGAAACTGATGCTCCAATTCTGACACAATAGGTCACTCATGGTATTGCCAGAAGTGCCGCAGTCCAGCAGTTAGTACAGGCATAGGCTCGTCACACGAACATCGTTCGAACGCACGAGTTTCTATATAATCTAGTTTAGATCGGTACGATCATTGTTTCTGAAAAACTTTAAGGACGAGGAAATAGGCCTAACTGTGAATCATGAGTACTTACGGCTGAAAGTTGAATGCCTGGGACCCAGTCCATAATTGAGTACTTTTTTACCGTGGAAGAGACCAAACGTTACCTCTCCTCTGAATTTTCCCTCATTTTCACTCTGCGGAATCGAATCATTAGTGACGTACACCAACATAAACGGCTTTGCAGAGATCCATTCTTGAGTCGCCAGCGAAACTGTCAAAAACGCCAAGCACCCGCAACAGACGAAAAATGTAAGGAAAGTGAACACTCGCTGTACAAGATCCATTCTGCCGTGATTTTGCGACGAACAGCATGCAATCAGATCATACTGGTAAAAAATTCATTTGAAGAAAAATCGAAACAACGCTATGGAATAACTTTAGATCGCACACGCGTCCCTCCGCAATCGCAATTCCAGCGGAAGTTTGACGTACCAGCTTCCGGCGCGTTGCCACAGCAATATAGAGGGCGCTCAGATCGGGTGAACAAGATGGCGTGTTCTTCAAGTATGACTTTTTATTTACCAATTTCATTTGAAATTTTTAATTCATTATGTGTGCCTCGTATGACAACATGCCACTGCCTTGGCATTGTAGTGCGACACACCGGAGTGTAGTTTG includes these proteins:
- the LOC135377424 gene encoding clarin-3-like, whose protein sequence is MDLVQRVFTFLTFFVCCGCLAFLTVSLATQEWISAKPFMLVYVTNDSIPQSENEGKFRGEVTFGLFHGKKVLNYGLGPRHSTFSLKEEMTKNPTLMIFALWLVTVLGISLAIIFGLVSCIFAVINSVMTPVETVTGRVGLYLWNGVGALFCLTAIIAWVVQFYLKLQRNVMTVEEQQDRWTSDGRASLGYSFYFLVVALGLFCVNICILAITSLQPWEWKKPKRIAPKNPEGVIMLY